The following proteins are co-located in the Victivallis lenta genome:
- a CDS encoding MBL fold metallo-hydrolase yields MMQDTAFHYLRYPWGVSFTGMLLVAGPAGGVLVDTALPEAVDGFLLPQFRHFGFSLSALRLVINTHHHEDHAGGNARLRELCGAKFAIHRAGAAGLEAAGFRPDLLLRDGALLESAGLRFEIIHTPGHSPDSVCVLESASGMLFTGDAFQGCGTVYTGIALYIDPEAYLQSVAKIEALFRQGRIRRILCGHACAPFDGDVPEEEIPAFLEICRETVLRYSRAAEAYLANHPRPDAAELGRQLLKRFGVTAAPGLPGLEKHTAQAHLAAR; encoded by the coding sequence ATGATGCAGGATACGGCTTTTCATTATCTCCGTTATCCGTGGGGCGTGTCGTTTACCGGAATGCTGCTGGTTGCGGGCCCGGCGGGCGGTGTTCTGGTCGATACGGCGCTGCCGGAGGCGGTCGACGGTTTTCTGCTGCCGCAGTTCCGGCATTTCGGATTTTCTCTTTCCGCGCTCCGGCTGGTCATCAATACGCATCACCACGAGGACCATGCGGGCGGAAACGCCCGGCTGCGTGAGCTGTGCGGCGCGAAATTCGCAATCCACCGGGCGGGCGCCGCGGGACTGGAGGCGGCCGGATTCCGGCCGGATCTTCTGCTGAGGGACGGTGCGCTGCTTGAAAGCGCCGGGCTCCGGTTCGAGATCATCCACACGCCCGGGCATTCGCCCGATTCGGTCTGTGTGCTGGAGTCGGCGAGCGGTATGCTGTTCACCGGCGATGCGTTTCAGGGATGCGGGACCGTTTATACCGGAATCGCGCTTTATATCGATCCGGAGGCGTATCTGCAGAGCGTGGCGAAAATCGAAGCGCTTTTCCGGCAGGGAAGGATCAGGCGGATTCTCTGCGGCCATGCCTGTGCGCCTTTCGACGGGGATGTTCCCGAAGAGGAGATCCCGGCGTTTCTCGAAATCTGCCGCGAAACCGTGCTGCGGTACTCGCGGGCTGCCGAGGCGTATCTGGCGAATCATCCGCGGCCCGACGCAGCGGAGCTCGGGCGGCAGCTGCTCAAGCGTTTCGGCGTAACTGCTGCTCCCGGCCTGCCCGGATTGGAGAAACATACGGCGCAGGCCCATCTGGCGGCGCGCTGA